From Watersipora subatra chromosome 8, tzWatSuba1.1, whole genome shotgun sequence, a single genomic window includes:
- the LOC137401410 gene encoding uncharacterized protein, with translation MAAARAEVIEQLRSNLICHICMERRELRLLPCQNTVCLACLERIVANAVSKAETPRCPYCRNELTLSLSFYPLCRLAADFEREFDRLEEAMKECSLHDEVTCETNGCIRHIDWYCEGCQEFICTRCSKRNTCTGPDPDHQLVDYEKLKEESCKKFEEWRETKKTEIDLLATIRTGIASEMRQEIAGASDDTVADIQLKHERMKTSHKILSLKILEEGERAVLDYYTDGINQVSDTEYIRLVQKMTVALKSNNKTTVKSCRVVMYELCYSVTKTSEGQLAVGRNRGFDILDSEGRLIRTVEVRNNNVISMQEYNGNMFTLCKEPHPGSKRHVIVFSNSTYKEVRRWQVPDYKNISQLTVSNNKVYVSDPENKRLCVYPVDYYYSMLPFFYQPPTYITHPSFSTPNYLVSCPVNSIAISDSIANKVHWRCLNDDSVTWTSSAVSKPRGICCGVKRDMWVWSAGGKFLIRLSSHSGDIKEEITHHILAKFPAKDDIHDMCIRSDGRVLWAAAGEQGLLKLNITYE, from the exons ATGGCCGCAGCAAGAGCGGAGGTTATAGAGCAGCTGAGAAGTAACTTGATATGTCACATTTGTATGGAGAGAAGAGAACTACGCCTGCTGCCATGTCAGAACACTGTGTGTCTCGCTTGCTTGG AGAGAATAGTGGCAAATGCAGTAAGCAAAGCAGAGACTCCCAGATGTCCGTACTGCAGAAATGAGCTGACTTTGTCCCTCTCTTTCTACCCACTCTGTAGACTGGCTGCTGATTTTGAGAGAGAGTTTGACAGATTAGAAGAAGCAATGAAGGAATGTAGCCTCCATGATG AAGTCACTTGTGAGACTAATGGATGTATCAGACACATTGACTGGTATTGTGAAGGCTGTCAAGAGTTCATCTGTACAAG ATGCAGTAAAAGGAACACCTGCACAGGGCCCGATCCAGACCACCAACTGGTTGACTATGAGAAACTAAAGGAAGAGAGCTGTAAGAAATTTGAGGAATGGAGGGAAACCAAAAAGACTGAAATTGACTTGCTAGCAACCATT AGAACTGGAATTGCTTCTGAGATGAGACAGGAGATAGCAGGTGCTTCCGATGACACAGTTGCTGATATTCAACTGAAGCATGAGCGTATGAAAACCTCACATAAGATTCTGTCACTGAAGATCCTTGAGGAAGGAGAAAGAGCAGTTCTAGACTACTACACTGATGGTATCAATCAGGTGTCAGACACTGAGTACATTCGACTTGTACAGAAAATGACTGTAG cCTTGAAGAGTAACAACAAGACAACTGTTAAAAGCTGTAGAGTAGTAATGTATGAGCTATGCTACTCCGTCACAAAGACATCTGAAGGACAGTTGGCAGTGGGAAGGAATAGAGGGTTTGATATATTGGACAGTGAGGGAAGGTTGATTAGGACTGTGGAAGTGCGCAACAACAACGTAATCTCAATGCAAGAGTATAATGGAAATATGTTTACACTCTGTAAGGAGCCTCATCCTGGTAGTAAGAGACATGTTATAGTCTTTAGTAACAGTACCTATAAAGAGGTCAGGAGATGGCAAGTTCCTGACTATAAGAATATTAGTCAACTCACAGTTAGTAATAACAAGGTGTATGTGTCAGATCCAGAGAATAAAAGACTGTGTGTATATCCTGTAGATTATTACTACTCAATGCTTCCTTTCTTTTACCAACCACCTACCTACATTACTCACCCTTCATTTAGTACTCCCAACTACTTAGTCAGCTGCCCAGTAAACTCTATTGCCATCAGTGATTCAATAGCTAACAAGGTCCACTGGAGATGTCTGAATGATGACTCTGTAACATGGACCAGCTCTGCAGTGTCCAAACCTCGTGGTATTTGCTGTGGTGTGAAACGGGATATGTGGGTGTGGTCAGCTGGCGGTAAATTCCTCATCAGACTTTCTTCCCATTCAG gtGATATAAAAGAGGAGATAACTCACCATATACTTGCTAAGTTTCCTGCCAAAGATGACATCCATGACATGTGTATTCGATCAGATGGTAGAGTCCTTTGGGCAGCTGCCGGGGAACAAGGGCTGCTAAAGCTCAATATCACTTATGAATAA